From Methylopila sp. M107, a single genomic window includes:
- a CDS encoding methanol/ethanol family PQQ-dependent dehydrogenase → MKTIGLGLGLGVSFAAGVVPALANDDVLKRSADPKQQVLQTVDYANTRYSKLSQITKDNVKKLKVDWSFSTGVLRGHEGAPLVVDGIMYVHTPFPNNVFALDLNNDGKIVWKYEPKQDPAVIPIMCCDVVNRGLAYAEGTIFLHQADTTVVALDAKTGQKKWSAVNGNPKVGESNTATVLPVKDKLIVGISGAEFGIRGHLTAYNIKDGKLAWRAYSVGPDEDLLVDPEKTTELGKPIGKDSSLKTWQADQWKIGGGSTWGWYSYDPKLNLVYYGTANPSTWNPKQRPGDNKWTMAVFARDVDTGLAKWVYQMTPHDEWDYDGINEMILTDQTVDGKKQPLLTHFDRNGFAYTLNRETGALLVAEKYDPVVNWATKVDQDKDSKTYGRPLVQAKYSTEQNGEDVNSKGICPAALGTKDQQPAAYSPETELFYVPTNHVCMDYEPFRVSYTAGQPYVGATLSMYPAPNSHGGMGNFIAWDGKKGKIVWSNKEQFSVWSGALATAGGVVFYGTLEGYLKAVDAKTGKELFKFKTPSGIIGNVMTYEHKGKQHVAVLSGVGGWAGIGLAAGLTNSADGLGAVGGYASLAQYTALGGQLTVFSVQDGD, encoded by the coding sequence ATCAAGACAATCGGCCTGGGCCTCGGCCTCGGCGTGAGCTTTGCGGCGGGCGTCGTCCCGGCGCTCGCAAACGACGACGTGCTGAAGCGCAGCGCCGACCCGAAGCAGCAGGTGCTGCAGACGGTCGACTACGCCAATACGCGCTATTCCAAGCTCAGCCAGATCACCAAAGACAATGTGAAGAAGCTGAAGGTGGACTGGAGCTTCTCGACCGGCGTGCTCCGCGGTCATGAGGGCGCGCCTCTGGTCGTCGACGGCATCATGTATGTGCACACGCCGTTCCCGAACAACGTGTTCGCGCTCGACCTCAACAATGACGGCAAGATCGTCTGGAAGTACGAGCCGAAGCAGGATCCGGCCGTCATCCCGATCATGTGCTGCGACGTGGTCAATCGCGGCCTCGCCTATGCCGAGGGCACGATCTTCCTGCATCAGGCCGACACGACGGTCGTCGCGCTCGACGCCAAGACCGGCCAGAAGAAGTGGTCGGCGGTCAACGGCAACCCGAAGGTCGGCGAATCCAACACCGCGACCGTTCTGCCCGTGAAGGACAAGCTGATCGTCGGCATCTCGGGCGCCGAGTTCGGCATCCGCGGCCACCTCACCGCTTACAACATCAAGGACGGCAAGCTCGCCTGGCGGGCCTATTCGGTCGGGCCGGACGAGGACCTGCTGGTCGATCCGGAGAAGACCACGGAACTCGGCAAGCCGATCGGCAAGGATTCGTCGCTCAAGACCTGGCAGGCCGACCAGTGGAAGATCGGCGGCGGCTCGACCTGGGGCTGGTACTCCTACGATCCGAAGCTCAACCTCGTCTATTACGGCACCGCCAACCCCTCGACCTGGAACCCCAAGCAGCGGCCGGGCGACAACAAGTGGACGATGGCTGTGTTCGCCCGCGACGTCGACACCGGGCTCGCGAAATGGGTCTACCAGATGACGCCCCACGACGAGTGGGACTATGACGGCATCAACGAGATGATCCTCACGGACCAGACCGTCGACGGCAAGAAGCAGCCGCTGCTGACCCATTTCGACCGCAACGGATTTGCTTACACGCTGAACCGCGAAACGGGCGCGCTGCTGGTCGCCGAGAAGTACGACCCGGTGGTGAACTGGGCCACCAAGGTCGATCAGGACAAGGATTCGAAGACCTACGGTCGTCCTCTCGTTCAGGCCAAATACTCCACCGAGCAGAACGGCGAGGACGTCAATTCGAAGGGCATCTGCCCGGCCGCGCTCGGCACCAAGGACCAGCAGCCGGCGGCCTACTCGCCTGAGACCGAGCTGTTCTACGTGCCGACCAACCATGTCTGCATGGACTACGAGCCGTTCCGCGTCTCCTACACCGCCGGTCAGCCTTATGTCGGCGCGACGCTGTCGATGTATCCGGCCCCGAACAGCCATGGCGGCATGGGCAACTTCATCGCCTGGGACGGCAAGAAGGGTAAGATCGTCTGGTCGAACAAGGAGCAGTTCTCGGTTTGGTCCGGGGCGCTCGCGACCGCCGGCGGCGTGGTGTTCTACGGCACGCTCGAAGGCTACCTGAAGGCGGTCGACGCCAAGACGGGCAAGGAGCTCTTCAAGTTCAAGACGCCATCCGGGATCATCGGCAACGTCATGACCTATGAGCACAAGGGCAAGCAGCACGTCGCGGTGCTGTCGGGCGTCGGCGGCTGGGCCGGCATCGGGCTCGCGGCCGGCCTCACCAATTCGGCGGATGGCCTCGGCGCGGTCGGCGGCTACGCGTCGCTCGCCCAGTACACCGCGCTCGGCGGCCAGCTCACCGTGTTCTCGGTGCAGGACGGCGACTGA
- the xoxF5 gene encoding lanthanide-dependent methanol dehydrogenase XoxF5: protein MKTVSLTLALGAGAAVAAMAPASANDDVLKRSADPKQQVLQTVDYANTRYSKLDEINASNVKKLQVAWTFSTGVLRGHEGSPLVVDNMMYVHTPFPNNVFALDLNEGGKIVWKYEPKQDPSVIPVMCCDTVNRGLAYADNTIILHQADTTVVALDAKTGQKKWSVVNGDPKKGETNTTTVLPVKDKIIVGVSGGEFGVQAHVTAYNLKDGKRVWRGYSVGTDDQLLVDPEKTTEHGKPIGKDSSIKTWEGDQWKTGGGATWGWYSYDPKLDLVYYGSGNPSTWNPKQRPGDNKWSMTIWARNPDTGVAKWVYQMTPHDEWDYDGVNEMILTDQKIDGKERKLLTHFDRNGFGYTLDRESGEVLVAEKFDPVVNWATKVDLEKGSKTYGRPLVVAKYSTEQNGEDVNSKGICPAALGTKDQQPAAYSPETELFYVPTNHVCMDYEPFRVSYTAGQPYVGATLAMYPAPNSHGGMGNFIAWDGKKGKIVWSNKEQFSVWSGALATAGGVVFYGTLEGYLKAVDAKSGKELYKFKTPSGIIGNVMTYEHKGKQYVGVLSGVGGWAGIGLAAGLTNSADGLGAVGGYASLAQYTALGGQLTVFSLPTN from the coding sequence ATCAAGACAGTCAGCCTGACTTTGGCGCTCGGCGCTGGAGCCGCAGTCGCGGCGATGGCGCCCGCCTCCGCCAATGACGACGTATTGAAGCGCAGCGCCGACCCCAAGCAGCAGGTGCTGCAGACGGTCGACTACGCCAACACCCGTTACTCGAAGCTCGACGAGATCAACGCGTCGAACGTCAAGAAGCTCCAGGTCGCCTGGACCTTCTCGACCGGCGTTCTGCGCGGCCATGAGGGCTCGCCGCTGGTCGTCGACAACATGATGTACGTCCACACGCCGTTCCCGAACAACGTGTTCGCGCTCGACCTCAACGAGGGCGGCAAGATCGTCTGGAAGTACGAGCCGAAGCAGGACCCGTCGGTCATCCCGGTGATGTGCTGCGACACCGTCAACCGCGGCCTCGCCTATGCGGACAACACGATCATCCTGCACCAGGCCGACACCACCGTCGTCGCGCTCGACGCCAAGACCGGCCAGAAGAAGTGGTCCGTCGTCAACGGCGACCCGAAGAAGGGCGAGACCAACACCACGACGGTTCTTCCCGTGAAGGACAAGATCATCGTCGGCGTTTCGGGCGGCGAGTTCGGCGTGCAGGCGCACGTCACCGCGTATAACCTGAAGGACGGCAAGCGCGTCTGGCGCGGCTACTCGGTCGGCACCGACGACCAGCTGCTCGTCGACCCGGAGAAGACCACCGAGCACGGCAAGCCGATCGGAAAGGATTCGTCGATCAAGACCTGGGAAGGCGACCAGTGGAAGACCGGCGGCGGAGCGACCTGGGGCTGGTACTCCTACGACCCGAAGCTCGACCTCGTCTATTACGGCTCGGGCAACCCCTCGACCTGGAACCCGAAGCAGCGCCCCGGCGACAACAAGTGGTCGATGACCATCTGGGCCCGCAATCCCGACACCGGCGTCGCCAAGTGGGTCTACCAGATGACGCCTCACGACGAGTGGGACTACGACGGCGTCAACGAGATGATCCTGACCGATCAGAAGATCGACGGGAAAGAGCGCAAGCTCCTCACGCATTTCGACCGCAACGGCTTCGGCTACACGCTCGATCGCGAAAGCGGAGAAGTGCTCGTCGCCGAAAAATTTGACCCCGTGGTCAACTGGGCCACGAAGGTCGATCTCGAAAAGGGTTCCAAGACCTACGGTCGTCCGCTGGTCGTGGCCAAGTACTCGACCGAGCAGAACGGTGAAGACGTCAACTCGAAGGGCATCTGCCCCGCCGCGCTCGGCACCAAGGACCAGCAGCCTGCGGCCTACTCGCCCGAGACCGAGCTGTTCTACGTGCCGACCAACCACGTCTGCATGGACTACGAGCCATTCCGCGTTTCCTACACCGCCGGCCAGCCCTATGTCGGCGCGACCCTCGCGATGTACCCGGCCCCCAATTCGCATGGCGGCATGGGCAACTTCATCGCCTGGGACGGCAAGAAGGGTAAGATCGTCTGGTCCAACAAGGAGCAGTTCTCGGTCTGGTCGGGCGCTCTCGCGACCGCCGGCGGCGTCGTGTTCTACGGGACGCTCGAAGGCTACCTGAAGGCCGTCGACGCCAAGTCGGGCAAGGAACTCTACAAGTTCAAGACCCCGTCGGGCATCATCGGCAACGTCATGACCTATGAGCACAAGGGCAAGCAGTATGTCGGCGTGCTCTCGGGCGTCGGCGGCTGGGCCGGCATCGGCCTTGCGGCGGGCCTCACCAACTCGGCCGACGGCCTCGGCGCGGTCGGCGGCTACGCGTCGCTCGCCCAGTACACCGCTCTCGGCGGCCAGCTGACGGTGTTCTCGCTGCCGACCAACTGA